The Saccharomonospora glauca K62 genome has a segment encoding these proteins:
- the zwf gene encoding glucose-6-phosphate dehydrogenase, whose translation MRQGWTNPLRDPRDKRLPRIAGPSSLVIFGVTGDLSRKKLMPAIYDLANRGLLPAGFSLIGFARREWEHQDFGQQVHDAVAEHARTPFRESVWNRLAEGIRFVQGSFDDDAAFDQLAETVKKLSEERGTGGNTAFYLSIPPWAFPVVTKQLARCGLAESSEDVWRRVVVEKPFGHDLQSARELNAIVNDVFPEESVFRIDHYLGKETVQNILALRFANQLFEPIWNSNYVDHVQITMAEDIGLGGRAGYYEGIGAARDVIQNHLLQLLALTAMEEPVSFDPQALRAEKVKVLGATKAVGPFDETTARGQYTGGWQGGKKVPGLHQEQGFPKDSTTETYAAVTLEVRNRRWAGVPFYLRTGKRLGRRVTEVAVVFKRAPHLPFDSTSTEELGENALVIRVQPDEGVTMRFGSKVPGTTMEVRDVTMDFGYGHAFTESSPEAYERLILDVLLGEPSLFPGNEEVELSWQILDPVLEHWAKLGAPEPYEPGSWGPPSAEAMMARTGRTWRRP comes from the coding sequence ATGAGGCAAGGTTGGACCAACCCGCTGCGTGACCCGCGTGACAAGCGGCTGCCGAGGATCGCCGGGCCGTCGAGCCTGGTGATCTTCGGCGTCACCGGCGACCTGTCGCGCAAGAAACTCATGCCCGCGATCTACGACCTCGCCAACCGAGGTCTGCTGCCCGCGGGGTTCTCGCTCATCGGTTTCGCCCGCCGGGAATGGGAGCATCAGGACTTCGGCCAGCAGGTGCACGACGCCGTGGCCGAACACGCGCGAACGCCGTTCCGCGAGTCGGTGTGGAACCGGCTCGCCGAGGGCATCAGGTTCGTCCAGGGGTCCTTCGACGACGACGCCGCGTTCGACCAGCTCGCCGAGACCGTGAAGAAGCTGAGCGAGGAACGCGGTACCGGCGGCAACACCGCGTTCTACCTGTCCATCCCGCCGTGGGCGTTCCCCGTGGTGACCAAGCAGCTCGCCCGCTGCGGGCTCGCGGAGTCCAGTGAGGACGTGTGGCGACGGGTCGTGGTGGAGAAGCCGTTCGGGCACGACCTCCAAAGCGCCAGGGAACTCAACGCCATCGTCAACGACGTCTTCCCCGAGGAATCGGTGTTCCGCATCGACCACTACCTCGGCAAGGAGACGGTGCAGAACATCCTGGCCCTGCGGTTCGCGAACCAGTTGTTCGAGCCGATCTGGAACTCCAACTACGTCGACCACGTGCAGATCACCATGGCCGAGGACATCGGTCTCGGTGGTCGGGCGGGGTACTACGAAGGCATCGGCGCGGCCCGCGACGTCATCCAGAACCACCTGCTCCAGTTGCTCGCCCTCACGGCGATGGAGGAGCCGGTGTCGTTCGATCCCCAGGCGCTGCGCGCCGAGAAGGTGAAGGTGCTGGGGGCCACCAAGGCCGTGGGGCCGTTCGACGAGACCACGGCGCGAGGCCAGTACACCGGGGGATGGCAGGGCGGCAAGAAGGTTCCCGGCCTGCACCAGGAACAGGGATTCCCGAAGGATTCCACCACCGAGACGTACGCGGCCGTGACGCTGGAGGTGCGCAACCGCCGCTGGGCGGGCGTGCCGTTCTACCTGCGCACGGGCAAGCGACTGGGACGGCGGGTCACCGAGGTGGCCGTGGTGTTCAAGCGGGCCCCGCACCTGCCGTTCGACTCGACGTCCACCGAGGAACTCGGGGAGAACGCGCTGGTGATCCGGGTCCAGCCCGACGAGGGCGTGACGATGCGCTTCGGCTCGAAGGTGCCGGGGACCACGATGGAGGTCCGCGACGTCACGATGGACTTCGGTTACGGGCACGCGTTCACCGAGAGCTCGCCCGAGGCCTACGAACGACTGATCCTCGACGTACTGCTGGGCGAGCCGTCGCTGTTCCCCGGCAACGAGGAGGTCGAGCTGTCCTGGCAGATTCTCGACCCGGTGCTCGAACACTGGGCCAAGCTCGGCGCGCCGGAACCGTACGAGCCGGGGTCGTGGGGGCCGCCGTCGGCGGAGGCGATGATGGCCCGCACGGGCCGCACTTGGAGGCGTCCGTGA
- a CDS encoding glucose-6-phosphate isomerase, with amino-acid sequence MTERTTVDITDAALADAARPLLDKLVSDRVASALTAQTATLWGEEAESEASIRLAWTTLHKSSRPLIGEIEALRTELRSEGVDRIVLAGMGGSSLAPEVITGTEGVPLTVLDTTDAGQVADALAGDLERTALVVSSKSGTTVETDSHRRIFAEAFAKAGIDAARRMIVVTDPGSPLAELAESEGYRKVFLADPHVGGRYSALTAFGLVPAGLAGADVARLLDQAAGVAETLSSDSPDNPALRLAAALAAAHDAGAEKVVLADTGSGIAGFGDWAEQLIAESTGKQGTGLLPVVVESPTAPGFADAGPDATAVAVGPSVAGSAVSTTGSLGALFLLWEYAVAVAGRLLGINPFDQPDVEAAKKAARALLDNPHALSGTEEPTAVIGPVEVYGPVGDAGTGTLTDVLREFVDGVAEGGYLAVQAYLDRLDDASATVLRSELARRSGRQTTFGWGPRFLHSTGQYHKGGHRNGSFLQITGAVEEDIAVPGRPYTLSTLQLAQALGDGQVLADTGRPVLRLHLTDRAAGLADVVRAVQELTR; translated from the coding sequence ATGACGGAACGCACGACGGTCGATATCACCGACGCCGCTCTCGCCGACGCGGCGCGACCGCTGCTGGACAAGCTCGTCTCCGACCGGGTGGCGAGCGCGCTCACCGCCCAGACCGCGACGCTGTGGGGCGAGGAGGCCGAATCGGAGGCGTCGATCCGCCTGGCGTGGACGACGCTGCACAAGAGCTCGCGACCGCTGATCGGCGAGATCGAGGCGCTGCGGACGGAACTGCGTTCGGAGGGCGTCGACCGGATTGTCCTCGCGGGCATGGGTGGTTCGTCGCTCGCGCCGGAGGTGATCACCGGCACCGAGGGCGTGCCCCTGACCGTGCTGGACACCACCGACGCGGGCCAGGTGGCCGACGCCCTCGCCGGTGACCTCGAACGCACGGCGCTCGTGGTGTCGTCGAAGTCCGGCACCACCGTGGAGACCGACAGCCATCGGCGCATCTTCGCGGAGGCGTTCGCCAAGGCCGGGATCGACGCCGCGCGGCGGATGATCGTCGTCACCGACCCCGGATCGCCGCTGGCGGAGCTCGCCGAGTCGGAGGGCTACCGGAAGGTCTTCCTCGCCGACCCGCACGTGGGTGGCCGGTACTCCGCGCTGACCGCGTTCGGCCTCGTGCCCGCAGGGTTGGCGGGTGCGGACGTCGCGCGGTTGCTCGACCAGGCCGCGGGCGTGGCGGAGACGCTGTCCTCCGACTCCCCGGACAACCCCGCGCTGCGGCTGGCCGCCGCGCTGGCCGCCGCGCACGACGCCGGGGCCGAGAAGGTCGTGCTCGCCGACACCGGGTCCGGAATCGCCGGGTTCGGCGACTGGGCCGAGCAGCTCATCGCCGAGTCCACCGGCAAGCAGGGCACCGGCCTGCTGCCCGTGGTGGTCGAAAGCCCCACCGCACCCGGCTTCGCGGACGCGGGCCCGGACGCCACCGCCGTGGCGGTGGGTCCGTCGGTGGCGGGGTCGGCCGTCTCGACCACCGGTTCCCTCGGCGCCCTGTTCCTGCTGTGGGAGTACGCCGTGGCGGTGGCGGGCAGGCTGCTCGGCATCAACCCGTTCGATCAGCCCGACGTGGAGGCCGCGAAGAAGGCCGCGCGGGCATTGCTCGACAACCCGCACGCGCTCTCCGGCACCGAGGAGCCCACGGCCGTGATCGGCCCGGTGGAGGTCTACGGCCCGGTGGGCGACGCGGGAACCGGCACGCTCACCGACGTGTTGCGCGAGTTCGTCGACGGGGTCGCCGAGGGCGGCTACCTCGCCGTCCAGGCCTATCTCGACCGGCTCGATGACGCGTCCGCCACCGTGCTGCGGAGCGAGCTCGCACGGCGTTCGGGACGGCAGACCACCTTCGGTTGGGGGCCTCGCTTCCTGCACTCCACGGGGCAGTACCACAAGGGCGGTCACCGCAACGGCAGCTTCCTCCAGATCACGGGAGCGGTCGAGGAGGACATCGCCGTGCCGGGGCGCCCCTACACCCTCAGCACGTTGCAGCTGGCCCAGGCCCTCGGTGACGGGCAGGTGCTGGCCGACACGGGGAGGCCCGTGCTCCGGCTGCACCTCACCGACCGGGCCGCGGGCCTCGCGGACGTGGTCCGAGCCGTACAGGAGCTCACTCGATGA
- the tal gene encoding transaldolase yields MGNTNKLAQLSEAGVSVWLDDLSRERLRSGNLAELIRDKHVVGVTTNPTIFANALSKGESYDEQIRELAARDADVHAAVRELTTSDVREAADLFRDIYTATNGLDGRVSIEVDPGLARDTDKTVAEAEELWKTVDRPNIFVKIPATEQGLPAITRTLADGISVNVTLIFSVERYRAVIEAFFDGLEQAKANGHDLSKIQSVASFFVSRVDTEVDKRLEAIGGEEALALRGEAAIANARLAYAAYEELFAGERWAALKAAGANPQRPLWASTGVKNPDYSDTRYVDELVVAGTVNTMPEKTLEAVADHANIQGDTVTGTAERAQQVFDRLVAVGIDLDDVFRTLEDEGVEKFDKSWAELLDTVRGQLDSAKARN; encoded by the coding sequence ATGGGCAACACGAACAAACTGGCCCAACTCTCCGAGGCGGGGGTGTCGGTCTGGCTCGACGACCTGTCGCGGGAGCGGCTGCGCTCCGGCAACCTGGCGGAGCTGATCCGGGACAAGCACGTCGTCGGGGTCACTACCAACCCGACCATCTTCGCGAACGCCCTGTCGAAGGGTGAGTCGTACGACGAGCAGATCCGGGAACTCGCCGCGCGCGACGCGGACGTGCACGCCGCCGTCCGCGAACTGACCACCAGCGACGTGCGCGAGGCCGCAGACCTCTTCCGCGACATCTACACCGCCACGAACGGCCTCGACGGTCGCGTCTCGATCGAGGTCGACCCCGGTCTGGCCCGCGACACCGACAAGACCGTGGCCGAGGCCGAGGAACTGTGGAAGACGGTCGACCGGCCCAACATCTTCGTCAAGATCCCGGCCACCGAGCAGGGCCTGCCCGCCATCACGCGGACCCTGGCCGACGGCATCAGCGTCAACGTGACCCTGATCTTCTCGGTGGAGCGCTACCGCGCCGTGATCGAGGCGTTCTTCGACGGCCTCGAACAGGCGAAGGCGAATGGGCACGACCTGTCGAAAATCCAGTCGGTGGCGTCCTTCTTCGTCTCCCGCGTCGACACCGAGGTGGACAAGCGCCTGGAGGCCATCGGCGGCGAGGAGGCGCTGGCCCTGCGCGGCGAGGCCGCCATCGCCAACGCCCGGCTCGCCTACGCGGCGTACGAGGAGCTGTTCGCCGGTGAGCGCTGGGCGGCGCTCAAGGCGGCGGGGGCCAACCCGCAGCGCCCGCTGTGGGCCTCCACCGGGGTGAAGAACCCGGACTACTCCGACACCCGGTACGTGGACGAGCTCGTCGTCGCGGGCACCGTCAACACGATGCCCGAAAAGACCCTCGAAGCGGTCGCGGATCATGCGAACATCCAGGGTGACACCGTGACGGGCACGGCCGAGCGGGCGCAGCAGGTGTTCGACCGGCTCGTCGCCGTCGGCATCGACCTCGACGACGTCTTCCGCACGCTCGAAGACGAGGGTGTGGAGAAGTTCGACAAGTCCTGGGCCGAACTGCTCGACACGGTTCGCGGCCAGTTGGACTCGGCGAAGGCACGGAACTGA
- the tkt gene encoding transketolase: MSEIAPSENNPLLRRNYPADWTDLDTRAVDTIRVLAADAVEHCGSGHPGTAMSLAPVAYSLFQRIMRHDPAAPEWPARDRFVLSAGHSSLTLYIQLFLAGYGLEMEDLKQLRKWGSKTPGHPEYRHTPGVETTTGPLGQGLANAVGMAMAARRERGLLDPDAPQGESPFDHYIYVIASDGDIEEGVTAEASSIAGRQELGNLVVIYDDNKISIEDDTNIALSEDTAKRYEAYGWHVQVVEGGEDVVAFERAIEAAKAETTRPSFILLRTVIGYPAPNKMNTGKAHGAALGAEEVAAVKKALGFDPEVSFHIDDEVLAHTRKVGERAKAEREKWQQAFDAWAKANPERKELADRLRTRTLPAGWEEKLPSWEPDPKGIATRKASGEVLNAIGDVLPELWGGSADLAESNNTLIKNSDSFGPESASTGMFTAHPYGRNLHFGVREHAMGAILNGIALHGGTRPYGATFLIFSDYMRPSVRLAALMKAPVVYVWTHDSIGLGEDGPTHQPIEQLASLRAIPGLNVVRPADANETAAAWKAALEDTEAPTGLALTRQNVPVLEGTSAEGVARGGYVLAEASSGSPEVVIIATGSEVQLAVQAREVLEAEGTPTSVVSMPCVEWFDKQDQAYRDAVIPPTVKARVVVEAGVAQPWYRFVGDAGEIVSIEHFGASADYKTLYEKFGITAEAVVAAARRSLARS; this comes from the coding sequence GTGTCGGAGATCGCCCCTTCGGAGAACAACCCACTGTTGCGCCGGAACTACCCGGCCGACTGGACGGATCTGGACACCCGCGCGGTGGACACGATCCGCGTGCTGGCGGCCGATGCCGTCGAGCACTGCGGCAGCGGGCACCCCGGCACCGCCATGAGCTTGGCGCCGGTGGCCTACTCGCTGTTCCAGCGCATCATGCGCCACGACCCCGCCGCCCCGGAGTGGCCCGCCAGGGACCGGTTCGTGCTGTCGGCCGGTCACAGCAGCCTCACGCTGTACATCCAGCTCTTCCTCGCCGGCTACGGGCTGGAGATGGAAGACCTCAAGCAGCTCCGGAAGTGGGGCTCGAAGACCCCCGGCCACCCCGAGTACCGGCACACGCCGGGTGTCGAGACCACCACCGGCCCGCTCGGTCAGGGCTTGGCCAACGCGGTGGGCATGGCCATGGCGGCACGTCGTGAGCGCGGTCTGCTCGACCCGGACGCCCCGCAGGGCGAGAGCCCGTTCGACCACTACATCTACGTCATCGCGTCCGACGGTGACATCGAGGAGGGCGTGACCGCCGAGGCGTCCTCGATCGCGGGCCGCCAGGAGCTCGGCAACCTCGTCGTCATCTACGACGACAACAAGATCTCCATCGAGGACGACACCAACATCGCGCTGTCCGAGGACACCGCCAAGCGCTACGAGGCCTACGGCTGGCACGTGCAGGTGGTCGAGGGCGGCGAGGACGTCGTCGCGTTCGAGCGCGCCATCGAGGCCGCGAAGGCGGAGACGACGCGTCCGTCGTTCATCCTGCTGCGCACCGTCATCGGCTATCCCGCGCCGAACAAGATGAACACCGGTAAGGCCCACGGCGCCGCCCTCGGCGCCGAGGAAGTCGCCGCCGTGAAGAAGGCGCTGGGCTTCGACCCCGAGGTCAGCTTCCACATCGACGACGAGGTGCTGGCCCACACCCGCAAGGTCGGCGAGCGCGCCAAGGCCGAGCGGGAGAAGTGGCAGCAGGCTTTCGACGCGTGGGCGAAGGCCAACCCGGAGCGCAAGGAACTGGCCGACCGCCTCCGCACCCGGACTCTGCCCGCGGGCTGGGAGGAGAAGCTGCCGAGCTGGGAGCCGGACCCCAAGGGCATCGCGACCCGCAAGGCCTCCGGTGAGGTGCTCAACGCCATCGGTGACGTGCTGCCGGAGCTGTGGGGCGGCTCGGCCGACCTCGCCGAGAGCAACAACACGCTCATCAAGAACTCCGACTCGTTCGGCCCGGAGAGCGCGTCGACGGGCATGTTCACCGCGCACCCGTACGGCCGGAACCTCCACTTCGGGGTCCGTGAGCACGCCATGGGCGCGATCCTCAACGGCATCGCCCTGCACGGCGGCACGCGCCCGTACGGCGCCACGTTCCTCATCTTCAGCGACTACATGCGGCCGTCGGTCCGACTGGCCGCGCTGATGAAGGCCCCCGTGGTGTACGTGTGGACGCACGACTCGATCGGCCTCGGCGAGGACGGCCCGACGCACCAGCCGATCGAGCAGCTCGCCTCGCTGCGCGCCATTCCCGGCCTGAACGTCGTCCGGCCCGCCGACGCCAACGAGACCGCGGCGGCGTGGAAGGCGGCGCTGGAGGACACCGAGGCCCCCACGGGCCTGGCGCTGACCCGACAGAACGTGCCGGTGCTGGAGGGCACCAGTGCCGAGGGCGTGGCCAGGGGCGGCTACGTGCTCGCCGAGGCGTCCAGCGGCTCCCCCGAGGTCGTCATCATCGCCACGGGCTCGGAGGTGCAGCTCGCGGTGCAGGCCCGCGAGGTGCTCGAGGCCGAGGGCACTCCCACCAGCGTGGTCTCCATGCCGTGCGTGGAGTGGTTCGACAAGCAGGACCAGGCCTACCGTGACGCCGTCATCCCGCCGACCGTCAAGGCGCGGGTCGTGGTCGAGGCGGGCGTGGCCCAGCCGTGGTACCGGTTCGTGGGCGACGCGGGCGAGATCGTGTCGATCGAGCACTTCGGCGCCTCGGCCGACTACAAGACGCTCTACGAGAAGTTCGGGATCACCGCCGAGGCCGTGGTGGCCGCGGCCCGCCGCTCGCTGGCCAGGAGCTGA
- a CDS encoding heme o synthase, with translation MSLVNAAHGRSEHTSAVHPTGESEAGGRRGLREVIGAYAALAKPRVIELLLVTTIPAMFLAGREIPSPWLVLATLVGGTMAAGSANALNCVIDADIDKVMKRTRRRPLVRDSVPRRNALIFGVALGVASFGLLYATVNLLSAVLAVVTILFYIFVYTLLLKRRTPQNVVWGGAAGCMPVVIGWAAVTGTVEWPAFVMFGVVFFWTPPHTWALAMRYREDYERAGVPMLPVVATPRHVAKQILVYSWVMVAWTLLLVPATSWLYTAFAVLSGAWFLFYAHRLYRGVVRGEKTKPMALFHRSNTYLMIVFVAIAVDAAIGLPVLGLPF, from the coding sequence ATGTCGTTGGTGAACGCTGCGCACGGGCGCAGTGAGCACACCAGCGCCGTGCATCCCACTGGCGAGTCGGAAGCTGGTGGCCGGCGGGGTCTGCGTGAGGTCATCGGCGCGTACGCCGCGCTCGCCAAGCCGAGGGTGATCGAGCTGCTGCTCGTCACCACGATTCCCGCGATGTTCCTCGCGGGGCGGGAGATTCCGTCGCCGTGGCTGGTCCTGGCCACCCTCGTTGGCGGCACGATGGCCGCGGGCAGCGCCAACGCGTTGAACTGTGTCATCGACGCCGACATCGACAAGGTGATGAAGCGGACCCGGCGGCGCCCGCTGGTGAGGGACTCCGTGCCGAGGCGCAACGCGCTGATCTTCGGCGTCGCCCTCGGAGTGGCCTCGTTCGGCCTGCTCTACGCGACGGTGAACCTGCTCTCCGCCGTGCTCGCGGTCGTCACGATCCTCTTCTACATCTTCGTGTACACGCTGCTGCTCAAGCGGCGGACACCGCAGAACGTCGTCTGGGGTGGCGCGGCCGGCTGTATGCCGGTGGTCATCGGCTGGGCCGCCGTGACGGGCACCGTGGAGTGGCCGGCCTTCGTGATGTTCGGGGTCGTCTTCTTCTGGACCCCGCCGCACACGTGGGCGCTCGCGATGCGTTACCGGGAGGACTACGAGCGCGCGGGCGTGCCCATGCTGCCCGTCGTGGCCACCCCGAGGCACGTGGCGAAGCAGATCCTCGTGTACTCGTGGGTCATGGTGGCGTGGACCCTGCTGCTGGTCCCGGCCACCAGTTGGCTCTACACCGCGTTCGCCGTGCTGTCGGGCGCGTGGTTCCTCTTCTACGCGCACCGGTTGTACCGGGGCGTGGTGCGCGGTGAGAAGACCAAGCCGATGGCGCTGTTCCACCGGTCGAACACGTATCTGATGATCGTGTTCGTGGCGATCGCCGTGGACGCCGCGATCGGTCTGCCGGTTCTCGGGCTGCCGTTCTGA
- a CDS encoding HelD family protein, whose amino-acid sequence MTFDPQTSKQDQAKRAEIAAEQAYVSMLYDKLDAERELADRKFTEALRSSAEPPQEAAERETATATYSDRLAQLKSVEQGLCFGRLDFAEDATDDEPTIYIGRVGLFDDGDDYRPLLIDWRAPVARPFYLATAASPEGVRRRRHIRTLSRRVVGIDDEVLDLGAGEHTDHLGLAGEAALLAALERRRTGEMTDIVSTIQAEQDRIIRADMNGVLVVQGGPGTGKTAVALHRAAYLLYTYRRQLTTRGVLVVGPNSTFLRYIGQVLPSLGETGVLLATVGELFPGLSATGLDTPEAAEIKGRLVMTEVLDKAVRDRQTVPEDVLEVPVEGGEVLVLDRRTCERAREKARRTLQPHNLARRVFVDRLLDALADQAVRKLESDVLDELPEIPLTEDEVDSGPMLDARDHATIRAELAEDPAVQAALQSLWPKLTPQELLSDLLTDPERLGSAAGDVLPEREWRALLRKPGSLWTPADVPLLDELAELLGEDDTEARARRERQRREERAYAEGVLHVLEQDDEIIDEEVIRVRDVLDAELLAERQEASSNLTAAQRAALDRSWTFGHVIVDEAQELSEMDWRLLMRRCPSRSMTLVGDVSQTGSAAGTSSWDRVLRPYVADRWRLRELTVNYRTPAEIMRLASAVLAEIDPDLTAPRSVRESGVEPWRRSSSPDSLASDVRRWVEEELTALMEERGGGTLAVLCPHAEEGRLSAELAETQARAGFDDTGDNPRVSVLTVDRAKGLEFDAVIVVDPEGIAEASPRGLNDLYVALTRATQRLGIVHTAPPMPALSGEQTSSSAAG is encoded by the coding sequence ATGACGTTCGACCCGCAGACCTCGAAGCAGGATCAGGCCAAGCGCGCCGAGATCGCCGCGGAGCAGGCATACGTCTCGATGCTCTACGACAAGCTCGACGCCGAGCGGGAGCTCGCCGACCGCAAGTTCACCGAAGCACTACGTTCCTCCGCGGAACCCCCGCAGGAGGCGGCGGAACGCGAGACGGCCACCGCGACGTACAGTGACCGGCTGGCCCAGCTCAAGTCCGTGGAGCAGGGACTGTGCTTCGGCAGGCTCGACTTCGCCGAGGACGCCACCGACGACGAGCCGACCATCTACATCGGCCGTGTCGGACTGTTCGACGACGGTGACGACTACCGTCCGTTGCTCATCGATTGGCGGGCACCCGTCGCTCGCCCGTTCTACCTCGCCACGGCGGCATCCCCGGAGGGGGTCCGGCGACGCAGGCACATCCGCACGCTGAGCCGCCGGGTCGTCGGTATCGACGACGAGGTACTGGACCTCGGCGCGGGCGAACACACCGACCACCTCGGACTCGCGGGCGAGGCCGCGCTGCTGGCGGCGCTGGAGCGCAGGCGCACCGGCGAGATGACCGACATCGTGTCGACCATCCAGGCGGAGCAGGACCGCATCATCCGCGCCGACATGAACGGTGTCCTGGTGGTCCAGGGCGGTCCGGGTACCGGGAAGACCGCCGTGGCCCTGCATCGTGCCGCGTACCTGCTCTACACCTATCGCAGGCAGCTCACCACGCGGGGGGTGCTCGTCGTCGGCCCCAACAGCACGTTCCTGCGCTACATCGGGCAGGTGCTGCCGTCGCTGGGCGAGACGGGCGTGCTGCTCGCCACCGTCGGCGAGTTGTTCCCCGGTCTGTCCGCCACCGGCCTCGACACTCCCGAGGCCGCGGAGATCAAGGGCAGGCTGGTGATGACCGAGGTGCTCGACAAGGCCGTGCGGGACCGCCAGACCGTTCCCGAGGACGTGCTGGAGGTGCCCGTCGAGGGCGGTGAGGTGCTGGTCCTCGACCGAAGGACGTGCGAGCGGGCCAGGGAGAAGGCCCGCCGGACGCTGCAACCTCACAACCTCGCCCGTCGGGTGTTCGTGGACCGCCTGCTCGACGCGCTGGCCGACCAGGCGGTGCGCAAGCTCGAATCGGACGTCCTCGACGAGCTGCCCGAGATCCCGCTGACCGAGGACGAGGTGGACAGCGGTCCCATGCTCGACGCGCGCGACCACGCCACCATTCGCGCGGAACTCGCCGAGGACCCGGCGGTGCAGGCCGCGTTGCAGTCGCTGTGGCCGAAACTCACCCCGCAGGAACTGCTCAGCGACCTGCTCACCGATCCCGAACGGCTGGGCTCGGCCGCCGGGGACGTCCTGCCGGAGCGGGAGTGGCGGGCGCTGCTGCGCAAGCCGGGGTCGCTGTGGACGCCCGCCGACGTCCCGCTGCTGGACGAGCTCGCCGAACTGCTGGGCGAGGACGACACCGAGGCCAGGGCCCGCAGGGAACGCCAACGCCGCGAGGAACGCGCCTACGCCGAAGGCGTGTTGCACGTGCTGGAGCAGGACGACGAGATCATCGACGAGGAGGTCATCCGGGTACGGGACGTCCTCGACGCGGAACTGTTGGCGGAGCGGCAGGAGGCCAGTAGCAACCTCACCGCGGCCCAGCGCGCGGCCCTCGACCGTTCCTGGACGTTCGGACACGTCATCGTCGACGAGGCCCAGGAACTGTCAGAAATGGACTGGCGGTTGCTCATGCGCCGGTGTCCCAGCCGATCCATGACCCTGGTGGGGGACGTCTCCCAGACCGGATCGGCCGCGGGTACCTCGTCGTGGGACCGGGTACTGCGGCCGTACGTCGCCGACCGCTGGCGGCTTCGTGAGCTCACCGTGAACTACCGCACACCCGCCGAGATCATGAGATTGGCCTCGGCGGTCCTCGCCGAGATCGATCCCGATCTCACTGCTCCCAGGTCGGTGCGGGAGTCCGGCGTCGAGCCGTGGCGGCGATCGAGTTCACCCGATTCGCTGGCCTCCGACGTCCGCCGATGGGTGGAAGAGGAACTGACCGCCCTGATGGAGGAGCGAGGAGGAGGCACGCTCGCGGTCCTGTGCCCTCACGCGGAGGAGGGGCGACTGTCGGCCGAGCTGGCCGAGACGCAGGCCAGGGCGGGATTCGACGACACGGGCGACAACCCGAGGGTGTCGGTGCTCACAGTGGACCGGGCGAAGGGGCTGGAGTTCGACGCCGTGATCGTGGTGGACCCCGAAGGCATCGCCGAGGCGTCGCCACGGGGCCTCAACGACCTGTACGTGGCCCTCACGCGTGCCACTCAGCGGTTGGGCATCGTCCACACGGCACCACCGATGCCCGCACTCTCAGGCGAGCAAACGTCCTCGTCGGCGGCCGGATAG
- a CDS encoding FKBP-type peptidyl-prolyl cis-trans isomerase — MRNAGKIITVAAVAAALAACSPPNEQPSDLPPGADPTPSQQAAQPTQGTQQPSSPTSTTSPTQGERGEACTAEDIEVTQSGEGEGYRVTIPRDCSAPTELLTRELQAGSGPAAAEGDQLDVDYSIVAWSDGEVKENTFGELGTLSVQLGEQQAGFEGWNEALQGAQEGTRRLIVVPEDMGFAQDSDHPLAGETLVVVAEVVDIAPQQ; from the coding sequence ATGCGCAACGCTGGCAAGATCATCACCGTGGCGGCCGTCGCCGCGGCGCTCGCGGCGTGCTCGCCGCCCAACGAGCAGCCCTCGGACCTGCCTCCGGGGGCCGACCCCACGCCGTCGCAGCAGGCGGCGCAGCCTACGCAGGGCACACAGCAGCCGTCCTCTCCCACGTCCACCACGTCGCCGACGCAGGGTGAGCGGGGCGAAGCCTGCACGGCCGAGGACATCGAGGTCACGCAGTCCGGTGAGGGCGAGGGCTACCGGGTCACGATCCCTCGGGACTGCTCCGCGCCGACCGAGCTGCTGACCCGTGAGCTGCAGGCCGGCAGCGGCCCGGCCGCGGCCGAGGGAGACCAGCTCGACGTCGACTACTCGATCGTCGCGTGGTCGGACGGCGAGGTGAAGGAGAACACCTTCGGTGAACTCGGAACGCTGAGCGTCCAGCTCGGCGAGCAGCAGGCCGGGTTCGAGGGCTGGAACGAGGCGTTGCAGGGAGCGCAGGAGGGCACGCGGCGCCTGATCGTCGTTCCCGAGGACATGGGCTTCGCCCAGGACAGCGACCACCCCTTGGCCGGCGAGACCCTCGTGGTGGTCGCCGAGGTCGTGGACATCGCGCCACAGCAGTGA